A window of the Tiliqua scincoides isolate rTilSci1 chromosome 5, rTilSci1.hap2, whole genome shotgun sequence genome harbors these coding sequences:
- the LOC136652799 gene encoding olfactory receptor 13G1-like, translating into MTGEEVKTSGRSTRNEGDAVIKNQSVSEFTLAGLTSTPGLESLLLGVFAFIYTIALAGNLLLILAICTCKKLHTPMYFLLTNLSLVNVFSISITTPKMLQNLGTHRKSISFYGCFTQVHLFVWALGTELLILTFMAYDRYAAICQPLKYTLIMRKEMCFRITISIWVFTLVNSTFHVSLLLQLSFCNSSIINNFFCDFPALLKLSCSDTSLNETLTSVAAVIFGVCTCGLTLTSYLFILRAIFRIRSAEGKKKAFSTCSSHLIVVIFYFSSVIYNYIKPTSGSSVEIDKLVSLLYSVVTPVVNPMIYSLRNKDVKEALWSLTRRGLLFQRP; encoded by the exons ATGACCGGCGAAGAAGTAAAGACTTCAGGAAGATCTACCAGGAACGAAG GAGATGCTGTAATTAAGAATCAGTCAGTTAGTGAATTCACACTGGCTGGTCTAACCAGTACACCTGGACTGGAGTCACTTCTCTTGGGGGTATTTGCCTTCATCTACACTATTGCACTAGCTGGGAACTTGCTTCTTATCCTTGCCATATGCACTTGCAAGAAactccacactcccatgtactttcTGCTCACCAACCTGTCCTTAGTGAATGTGTTTTCCATCTCAATCACAACACCCAAAATGCTCCAGAATCTGGGGACCCACAGAAAAAGCATCTccttttatggctgctttacacaAGTCCATCTCTTCGTATGGGCATTGGGGACTGAACTTTTAATTCTCACATTTATGGCTTATGACCGTTATGCTGCTATCTGCCAGCCTTTGAAGTACACACTTATCATGAGGAAGGAAATGTGCTTTAGAATAACGATAAGCATTTGGGTTTTCACCCTGGTCAATTCTACATTTCATGTCAGTCTTTTACTTCAGTTGTCCTTCTGCAACTCCAGCATCATCAATAATTTCTTCTGTGATTtcccagcacttctcaaactctCCTGCTCGGACACCAGCCTGAATGAGACTTTGACTTCTGTGGCAGCTGTGATCTTCGGGGTCTGCACCTGTGGGTTGACTTTAACTTCCTATTTGTTCATCCTGAGAGCTATCTTCAGAATCCGCTCCgctgaagggaagaagaaagccTTCTCAACATGTTCCTCCCACCTCATTgtagttattttttatttttcttcagtcATTTATAATTATATCAAGCCCACTTCAGGTTCTTCTGTGGAAATAGACAAGTTAGTTTCTCTCCTGTATTCAGTGGTTACACCTGTTGTCAATCCCATGATATATTCTTTGAGAAACAAAGATGTGAAAGAGGCTCTTTGGAGCCTTACTAGGAGAGGGTTGCTTTTCCAGAGACCataa
- the LOC136652800 gene encoding olfactory receptor 13A1-like, with protein sequence MALAGNFLLILAICTCKKLHTPMYFLLINLSLVNMLSISITTPKMLQNLGTHRKSISFYGCFTQVHLFVWALVTESLILTFMAFDRYAAICQPLHYTLIMRKEMCVGVTMSLWAVGLANSTFHTGLLLPLSFCNSNIVNNFFCDFPPLLKLSCSDISLNSTLTSGAAVIFGICNCGLTLTSYFFILRTVFRIPSTQGKKKAFSTCSSHLIVASFYFSSGTYNYITPKSGSFSEKDKLISLLYTVVTPVLNPIVYSLRNKDVKEALKSLSGKGLRLQRPQL encoded by the coding sequence ATGGCACTAGCTGGAAACTTTCTCCTCATCCTTGCCATATGCACTTGCAAGAAACTccacacacccatgtacttcttGCTCATCAACTTGTCCTTAGTGAATATGTTGTCCATCTCAATCACAACACCCAAAATGCTCCAGAATCTGGGGACCCACAGAAAAAGCATCTccttttatggctgctttacacaAGTCCATCTCTTCGTATGGGCACTAGTGACTGAAAGTCTCATTCTCACTTTTATGGCTTTTGACCGCTATGCTGCTATCTGCCAGCCTTTGCACTATACACTCATTATGAGGAAGGAAATGTGTGTTGGAGTAACTATGAGCCTTTGGGCTGTCGGACTGGCCAATTCCACATTTCATACTGGTCTTTTACTTCCACTGTCCTTCTGCAACTCTAACATTGTCAACAACTTCTTCTGTGATTTCCCACCACTTTTGAAGCTGTCCTGCTCAGACATCAGCCTGAACTCGACTCTGACTTCAGGGGCAGCTGTCATCTTTGGGATCTGCAACTGTGGATTGACTTTAACTTCGTATTTTTTCATCCTGAGGACAGTATTCAGAATCCCTTCCACTCAAGGGAAGAAGAAAGCCTTCTCAACGTGTTCCTCTCATCTCATTGTAGCTAGTTTTTATTTTTCCTCAGGCACTTATAATTACATCACACCCAAATCGGGTTCTTTTTCAGAAAAAGACAAGCTCATTTCTCTCCTTTATACAGTGGTAACCCCTGTACTTAATCCCATTGTATATTCTCTGCGAAACAAAGACGTGAAAGAGGCACTCAAGAGCCTTAGTGGAAAAGGTCTGCGGTTGCAGAGACCACAACTCTAA